In bacterium, the DNA window CCTTTAATATCTTCAGTTTTTTGGCTGTTGTGCGTTCGCCGTTTGTCAGGCTATCGTTTCTAAGAATCGTGTTTATCTCTTCCGCTATGATAATCGCTGTGTTTTGGGCTGAGAAATGAAGCTAAACCTTCTTCCGTTTGGAGCATATTTTTTCAGGGAAAATCTATTTTATAATCCGCTTAATTAGTCAATTCATTGCTGAAATTTTTTGGTAATTGCAGGATCGCGATTTGTTTCTTGAGCAATTTAATCGCTTCAAAACAATAAGCTATATCGGCATCACCAGTTATAAAAAACGCTAAATCATACATGTCTTGGTTCGTGAAAAATATCGCATCGCTAACAAGTTTTGCATCAACGCCTTTAGTGGTGGGAACACCATTTCTGTAAACTATCCTGCCAAGTCTTAGTTCCCAATTGTTCCATTTTTGCAATTTGCCAAGAAAAGATAATGTTTTCCGATAATTTTCTGGTTCACGGTTTTGGTCTGGTATGGCTGTGTAAAAGTAAATTCTTATGAGTTCTATATCGAAGTCAAGTTGTTCTAATGAGGCTTTTATGAGTAGGTTATAATCGCACCAAAGAGATAGTTCTTTAAGGGTTTTGTATAGGTTTGCTCCATCTACAAATACAATACACCTTTTTAGCGGTGGTTTAACTATAGGCATATGTGGCACCTGCCTAAAAATAACCCGCCATTGACATTCTATGTGCACCTAAGTGCCATAGAGCAATGGCGGGGCGCTTAATTAAACCTTCATTTCAATTACATTATTAGAATTCAAATCCATTTTGTCAACATAATTTTTGCTTTTTGGGAAATGTCACTTCAAGCATAATATTTTACCCGTTACGCAGAATCTTTCCCCAACCCGCTTCTGTG includes these proteins:
- a CDS encoding NYN domain-containing protein, which produces MPIVKPPLKRCIVFVDGANLYKTLKELSLWCDYNLLIKASLEQLDFDIELIRIYFYTAIPDQNREPENYRKTLSFLGKLQKWNNWELRLGRIVYRNGVPTTKGVDAKLVSDAIFFTNQDMYDLAFFITGDADIAYCFEAIKLLKKQIAILQLPKNFSNELTN